The nucleotide window GGTGCTCGAAGAATTCACTCTCGGTCGTGCCGGGACTGACCACCAACAGGTCGATTCCCAGCTGCTTCAGTTCGGGCCGCAACGCTTCGCTGAACCCGCGGACGGCGAACTTGCTGGCACAATACTCCGCCTGATAGGGAAGGCCGCGATGCGCAAGAATCGAAGCGACGTTGACTACCAGCGGCCGGCGTCCCCGGCTTAAAAGCGGCAGCGCCTCGCGCGTCATTTCGGCCAGGGCGAAAAAATTGACCTCCATGATCCGCCGCAGCCGCTCTTCGCCGGCCGCATCGAACCGGCCCCAGGCGCTCACTCCCGCATTGTTGACCAGGATGTCAAGTCCGCCGAACCGCTCTTCGGCCGCCTCCAGCGCCGCGCGACGCACCAGCTTCACAGTGACGTCACCAGGCACGGGCACCGCTTCGCCGCCGGCCGACGCGACATCGTCAGCAACGCGGCGCAGCTCCGCTTCGCGGCGGGCGATGAGCACGAGCCGGCCCCCGGCCCGGCTCAGCTCGACCGCCAGCGCGCGGCCGATGCCGCTGGAAGCGCCGGTGATGAGAATGCGACTGGAAGCGAGGACGCGGACCATCGGCAGCCATTGGATGTAGGGTGGGGCAAGCGAGCTTGCGAGCGCCGGCCCACCGATTCCAGGGATCAGGCGTCAGGCGTCAGGCGTTGGGCGTTGGGCGTTGGGCGTTGGGCAATGAAATGAAAAGTGAAGAGTCCTGAACCCCGCAGCCTGAACCCTGAACCCTCACTTTCCGTTAGACTGATGCGGCCGAATGACCGTTTGACTGTCGCTCACCTGGCTCAAATAGCGCTGCGGTATGCGGCAGTGTACCATCACCCGCGTCTCCGAAAACTGCTTCGAGAGCACCTCTCCGTTGGCCGCCAGGTAGGCCAGCAACCGGCCATTGCCCACCGCGGTCTCCACGTCGACGTCGAGAAAATCGCGCGTCAGCATGTCGCTGACCGTATGAGCCAAGAGCTCCATGCCCTGGCCCGTGTGCGCGCTGACGGCCAGCGCGTTGGGATAGCGGTGGAACAGCCCGTCGAGCCGCGTGCGATCGTCGAGCGCGTCGACTTTGTTCAATACCAACAGCGTGTTCTTTTCCTGGATGCCGAGCTCTTCGAACACGCGATAAACGGAGCTGATCTGGTCGTAGACCGCCGGGTTGCTGGCGTCGGCCACATGCAGCAGAAGATCGGCCTGCCGCGTCTCTTCGAGCGTGGCCTTGAAGCTGGCGATCAAATGGTGCGGCAGGTCGCGGATAAATCCCACCGTGTCGCTGAGCAGCACCGGTCCCCAACCCGGCAACTGCCAGCGACGGGTGCGGGTGTCGAGCGTGGCGAAGAGCTGGTTCTGGGCCAGCACGTCGGCGCCGGTGAGCGCGTTCATGAGCGTACTCTTGC belongs to Pirellulales bacterium and includes:
- the hflX gene encoding GTPase HflX — protein: MNRAESVVSEAALLVGVVLPGKRHEGDPLEELKGLAESAGAHVVGSLTQRRETPDMTTYLGRGKVDELRVMGESSDADVVVFDNDLSPAQTRNLERATDLKVLDRTELILDIFASRAQTHEARLAVELAQLQYSLPRLKRMWTHLSRLKMGIGMRGPGEKQLEVDRRLAEKRIHDLQSELAEIERRKERQVASRTGHRTVSLVGYTNAGKSTLMNALTGADVLAQNQLFATLDTRTRRWQLPGWGPVLLSDTVGFIRDLPHHLIASFKATLEETRQADLLLHVADASNPAVYDQISSVYRVFEELGIQEKNTLLVLNKVDALDDRTRLDGLFHRYPNALAVSAHTGQGMELLAHTVSDMLTRDFLDVDVETAVGNGRLLAYLAANGEVLSKQFSETRVMVHCRIPQRYLSQVSDSQTVIRPHQSNGK
- a CDS encoding SDR family NAD(P)-dependent oxidoreductase, which translates into the protein MVRVLASSRILITGASSGIGRALAVELSRAGGRLVLIARREAELRRVADDVASAGGEAVPVPGDVTVKLVRRAALEAAEERFGGLDILVNNAGVSAWGRFDAAGEERLRRIMEVNFFALAEMTREALPLLSRGRRPLVVNVASILAHRGLPYQAEYCASKFAVRGFSEALRPELKQLGIDLLVVSPGTTESEFFEHLLEKTAEMPWGRQRGVPAERVAAQIARAMRAGKHEIIPSARGRLLVWLNRLFPRWLDAWIARYG